Genomic segment of Thamnophis elegans isolate rThaEle1 chromosome 17, rThaEle1.pri, whole genome shotgun sequence:
catctccgtggtcatgtggctggcatgacttaacgccgaaggcacacagaaagcTTCTcccttccaaccaaaggtggttcctatttttctacttgcattttttacctgctttcgaactgctaggttggcagaagctgggacaagtcacaggggctccctccattatgtggcactggggattcaaaccgtcaagctttctgatcagcaagctcagcgtcttagccaatgaAGCCACCTTTTGGGCACTATAGATTGGCGCAATAGTGCAGATCTATTGAGAAGAGCCTGCTTTTTCAAACGTGCCAACTTTAAAACACCTGGTCTTTCGACTCTCTGCTTTTATACAAACGTGCCAACTTTTAAAGATgactggatttcaactccccgaACTTTTCAAGGTGTTggaagtccagccatcttaaaaAGTTGTCAATTTGAAAATAAATCCTACTTTTCACACTGCCAAGACTATTAGGGTTCTTCCCTTAGAAGCGGGCaagtgctttaaaaaataaaaaataaataaggggaagagtgggaaagagagaagatgggaagagagggataggagagagggtaaagggggaagatgaggaggataaggaggagtggaatgaagagagaggagaaggagaaaggaaggggaagtagagtagaaaaggatgatggagggaagaaaggaggtagaagagtgggaaacagagaagataggaagagggggataggagagaggataaagggggaagatgaggaggataaggaggagtggaatgaagagagaggagaaggagaaaggaagggggagtagagcagaaaaggatgatgaagggaagaaaggaggtaggagagaggtagaagaaaggtgtatggagagcagaagagccaataatgggtttttatctttctgggcgttgatggcaagaggaactgatgtaattactacttaatacaaataggatattggctatggaaTAGTACacatgtgatttatatgttatgaaagtggaaaataagaaaagtatatttataaataaaaaactgGTCTTTTGACACTCTGCTTTTATGCAAATGTGCCAACTTTTAAGATGACTagaagtccagccatcttaaaagttgtcaatttGAAAACAAACCCTATTTTTCACACTGCCAGACTATTAGGGTTCTTCCATTAGAAGTGGGGCAagagctttaaaaaataattaaaaaaggaaatatttaacGTAAGCAGCTTGCAACTTTTCGCTATGATGTCTGAATCGCCTAACCGGTGTTTCACGCAGGCTGCCAACCTCACCGTTTTTGCTAGCGTCCATCAACACCCCGATTGGCCAGTGCAACTGGATTTTCACTTCGCCCGTGGCAGCCAGGGTGCCAGCCACTGGCATGGCCTTCTGCAGGGACCCACCCTTTTCCTGGACACCCCTAGACTGGCACTGGATTTCAACAGCCGGGAAAGGTGAGGAGGCAAAAAACTGTGTTTAAAATAGGGGGAAAAACAAGATATAGGAAGCAAGTTGCTAGTTCTCAAGAAACCTTAGCAAACTCGCCAACAGGAATCCGGAAAGCAAGTTGCTTCTTGCTCCCTACTGCTAAGTTTCTCTAGGATGAACAgtgttacaacactgaaaaaggcGACTTGCGACCAGTCCTCAAACATATGACCATCTCAGCATCCccccatgggatcaaaattcggataACCAGCCTGTATTTATGAGGGCTGAAACGCCCTGTGgctgttcatttaacaactcaaCAGTGATTTGCTTCGTTAATTGTTTGCAAAATCCAGAGGCGACTCGCTTAAGAACGGCCTTGCTTAGCGAGGGAAATTATGGTCGTTAAGTTGAGGACGGCCTGCacgttttttttccttgaaggatTTGATCAGGACAGTCAGAAACCTTTCCCTGGCCAAGGTTGTGTTGTTATAAAACTCAAATTGCTAACAGTTTGTCTTGACCCTGTAGCTTGACCGCCACGCTGGAATACGTCGAAGAGAAAATGGGCGCAGAGCAGGTGTTGGTGAACTTCCACAAGGCGCGGCGAGACCGAGGTAAAAATAAGaacttattttgcatttttatcctgGTGGGTTTTTGGCCCGGGGAGCGAATTTCCAAGCCTTGGGATAGAAAAAAATATGGGGTTGCAAACGAGGCATTTGCAATCATTAATcccaattacattaaaaaaaaggagaatttgtTAAGAATAAAATTGGAAGCGCTCCTCCAAAACAGGCTGCCTAAAGCACAGGCAAATCCTTTTGACtttacgcccccccccccgtttgtcgctaagcgagacacCTTGCAAAGCGAGATTTGCCCCATTTCCAGACCTTCCCTTGCCACGGTTTTTAAGCGAATCTCCCGCCTGCGGCTGTCCAAAAGACGTTAAATGGATCTGTGTCCCCCGTTGAGATCGCGTGACCTCGGGGACGTCATAAATACGAaatcagttgccgagcatctgaattttgatttatGTGAATTTGCGAGGAAGGCTACGACGGTTGTTAAAGTCTGGAAAAAcccagaaacccccccccccccttctctctctctttaggcAACTTGCTACGAGCTTTCGGCTTCCTGGGTTTCGAACTCGTGACCCCCGACTACCCTGGCCTGCCACCCTGGGACGACACCATCTTCATGGCTTACCCCCTGGAACGCGATCTCGGCTGGAATCCCTCACCAAAGATGGAATGACCCTCGTGGGGGAGGGTCCGAAGAACAGGGAGGGCCGGTGCCAATGGGGGCTACCGCCCCTCCGCCACCCCTCCCCTTTGGAGCAGCGTGAtttcaaagcccccccccccccaaaaggcattaaAGTGGCATGAAAGCTGAGCAGGTGATTAAgaccagggagggaggggtaaGAAGTAGGCAAGAACCTCATTATCCAGATCTTCCGTCCCATCTGGACACAAACCGGGTTTGGCTTGCGGCTACgtccttgtcttctccccacaaGCCACAATTCTGACCCCCTCCAAGGGATTAAATCTCCCCCCCGCCATGCTT
This window contains:
- the OAZ3 gene encoding LOW QUALITY PROTEIN: ornithine decarboxylase antizyme 3 (The sequence of the model RefSeq protein was modified relative to this genomic sequence to represent the inferred CDS: deleted 1 base in 1 codon), with the protein product MTPSNSEAALAVPESLSTRPRYCQQCSEFEGASPNRRGPSSPSDWLSPTEIYKAANLTVFASVHQHPDWPVQLDFHFARGSQGASHWHGLLQGPTLFLDTPRLALDFNSRESLTATLEYVEEKMGAEQVLVNFHKARRDRGNLLRAFGFLGFELVTPDYPGLPPWDDTIFMAYPLERDLGWNPSPKME